A window of the Lactuca sativa cultivar Salinas chromosome 5, Lsat_Salinas_v11, whole genome shotgun sequence genome harbors these coding sequences:
- the LOC111910301 gene encoding 60S ribosomal protein L28-2, which yields MTTVPGQLIWEIVKKNNSFLVKEFGNGSQSVQFSKEPNNLYNLNSYKHSGLSNKKTVTIQPAGKDQSVLLATSKTKKQAKPAALLHKSIMKKEFNRMAKSVVNQVAANYYRPDLKQAALARLSAVSRSLKVSKSGVKKKNRQASRIYGRK from the exons ATGACTACCGTACCAGGGCAGCTGATATGGGAGATCGTGAAGAAGAACAACTCTTTCCTCGTCAAGGAGTTCGGTAATGGATCACAGAGCGTTCAATTCAGCAAAGAGCCTAACAACCTCTACAACCTCAACTCCTACAAGCACTCTG GACTATCCAACAAGAAGACTGTTACCATTCAGCCAGCTGGAAAGGATCAATCTGTTCTTCTAGCAACTAGCAAAACCAAGAAACAAGCCAAACCTGCAGCTCTACTTCACAAATCCATCATGAAGAAAGAGTTCAACCGCATGGCTAAGTCAGTTGTAAACCAG GTTGCTGCTAACTACTACAGGCCAGATTTGAAGCAGGCTGCTCTTGCTAGACTGAGTGCTGTGAGCAGGAGCCTTAAGGTTTCAAAGTCTGGTGTCAAGAAGAAGAACAGACAGGCATCAAGGATTTATGGTAGGAAATGA